Below is a window of Mucilaginibacter ginkgonis DNA.
TTGTTTTTGTAAAACTATTGCCTGCGCAATGTTACCTTCTTTAGTGTAAATTGAGGCCAGCGTATTGGTAAGAGTTATAAAAAAACCCTGATACTTTGGACTATTCGTCTTTGCCAAACCTTGCATCACATATTGTTTAGCCTGCTCATATTGACCTCTTTCGCGCAATAGTTTACCGTAACCGTTGTCGATGGTAAAGTTTAGATTAGAGAATGGAAGCAATCTGTTTACGCTATCTGCCACTGCAAGATACCCGGCAGATGTTTCATAACTATGCTGACTAAAATAGTCTTCAAATAATCCGAGGTTCGCTTCAACAATACCGTGTTTATCGCTTGCATGTTCGCTATATTCCAAAGCGCTTAGGTGATAGGCAACCGCTTTATCATTGTTACCCATACGCTGGCTTACTACACCAAGGCGATAGGTTTCAGTAGCCATGCCTTTGTATGCGCCAAGCTTTTGATAAAGTTTAAATGACTCTGAATAATTCCCGCGTGCTTCGGGATAATGGCCCTGGTTATCATTCATCATGCCCATTTGGTTTAGCATAAGCGCCTGGCCGGCAATATCTTGCTGTTGCCTGGCGTAGCCTAAACCTTTGGTGATGTAGTAAAGAGCGGAGTCGGGTTTACTGTAACGATAGTTGCTGATGAGCGAGTCGTATCTGGTAATAAGTTTATTTTGGTCTGAAACCGTTTTAGATTGCTGCGCATTTACAGACAGGCCCGCTAAAGAGAGGCAGACAAATAATTTTAAATTAAACAAAAGGCAGTATTTAATTCTCGTCGCCGGGGCCATAAAGCTTAAAGAATCGTAAAAAATTTAGTCAAGATAGTTATTTTATTGACTAAACTGCTTAAAACGCCTTTTGTTGTTATGATCGCTTAACGCATTTATGCTACTTCGGCTTTTCTGTTAATGGGCTGCGGCACTTTAACGTAATACCCTGTGCCGTCGTAAACACGCTTACGTGGATGTTCCTGGCAAGTGTCACTGCAGCAACCGTCCATTGCCGTGCCGCAATCATCACATTGGGTAAAGTGCTCATTGCACTCCGGGTTAGCGCAGTTAATCATTTTTTTGGTATGCTTGCCGCAATTGTAGCAAACAGATATGGTTACCGGATTCACCTGGTTAACATCTACAGACAAGCGGTTGTCAAAAACATAACACCTGCCCTCAAAATCTTCGCCACCCGCTTCCTTACCATACTTAATGATACCGCCATGTAATTGGTAAACGTCTTTAAAGCCTTCGTGCAATAACAACGCAGAGGCTTTTTCGCATTTAATACCGCCGGTGCAATAGGTCAATATCTTTTTATCCTTGTACTGCGCCAGTTGGTTGATCATTGCCGGAAAATCGCGGAAGTTCTCAATATCAAGGGTAACAGCGTTCTTAAACTTACCCAGTGAGTGCTCATAATTAGACCGCACATCAAGGATCACTACATCTTCATCGTCCTTTATAGCAAGGAACTCTTTCGGCTCCAGATGCTTGCCTGTTTTCAGTTGCGGATTGATAATGTTTGGATCGCGTAAGCCTGAGTGAACGATCTCGCTTTTGTAGCGGCAGTGCATCTTTACAAATGACGGCTCGTCCACCTCATCTATCTTAAACTCAATAGCACCAAAACGCCCATCAGCATAAATCGCATCCATGTAAGCTTTGCAAGCTTCAACAGTACCGGATACGGTGCCGTTAAGTCCCTCTTCCGCTACGATGATGCGCCCGGTGAGGCCCAAAGATTTACAAAATTTAAGATGATCTGCGGCAAATTGCTCCGCATTTGCTATTGTAGAATAACAATAGTAAAGTAGTGTTTGATACTGTGCCATAAGTCATTGATGCTGCTGCAAACAGCGTTAAATGAGTGGCAAAGGTAAGAAATTGCGATACGATTTTAAAGCAAGGTTGTTTTATGGCTTTTCCCTTACAGATGTATCAGCCTTTAGAACAGGTTCATTGATCACATTGGGCCTTTTTAAACTATCCACTTTTGATGGCGGGCTTGGGGGAGCAATTTTAACGCTGTCTTTTGACATAGTTTTAACAGTCGTACCCTTGCCAATAGAAGCCTTATTGGTTGATTTCGGTTTCACAGACGCGGCTTTGGCCGGCGCCCTTTTGTATTTATGTTCTTTATCTAAAGCCGGCACTATCTGCTCTTTAGAAACGGGCCTGTCTTGTGGCCGCCAGATAAATGATTTCAAAAAGAAATCATCTTCCTTAAATTTCTTTAGCGGGCCCATACGTTGATCTACCTTTGTTAATTGCAGTATGTTTTGGACTTTACTATCTTTAAAATTGACTCTTATCCGGCTCGATAAGGTGCGTAACATATCTGTAGCTGCAGACGTAGCACTATCTCTTTTAAAATAGATGGTCTCCGCGTTACCATCTACAAAGATCTTGCTCAACTTGCTGTCCTTAAAGTAGCCTTTCATTTTTTTCCCCGCAACCTGATTAAAATGGGTAGTATCGTTTTTCTCAGTATTTACTACAATAGCCTTGGGGAAGATATCCATGTTGTCCAGCTTTTTATTTTTAAGCTGAAGATAAACTGTATCGCCGGAAATCTGTGATCCTTCGGACCACATCATAGGCTTATTGTACAATCGGATCGTCGAATCACTCGAACTGTAAAACAGCGAATCGGCCTTACCCTGAAAGTCGCTTTTGAATATCTTACCGTGGCGATAACCGAACAGAATCCTAATTCGGGCAGTGTCCGACATCTCAAATTTATAAGCCAGGTTCACCGAGTCTGTACGCAACTTCCTGGTTTTAGATTTTGGCAGCGGCGCGTCATCAACCTCACCTTTTCGCAATGTATTCTGGGCTTTATTTTTTGCCTGAGTAGCTGCTTTAGGCTTAGGCGGTCCAAAAAAATTGGGATGCCGGTATGCTGTATCTGCCGGCACGCCTAATGATATTGCTGACAAGAACCTGGATGGCTTGGCGGCTGCGCGTTTGGTTTTCCCGGCCGCTGTGGTATCTACAGTTTGCGCTAATCGAGCCTGTATCTGGTAGGCCTTAAATTCTTTGTAGGTCATCACCCGCGTTTCCAACGTATCGGCAACCATGTAGATCGTATCTCGTTTAATGTGCGCGGTGTCTGTCGCGGGAGAAATTTTCAGTGAGTCTGCAACCTGTTTGCCTTTGCCTTTTGGCGTAGTGGCAGGTTTTAATTGTGCCGTGGTTTTTTGCGTTCCGCCAGCTTTAATAGCTTTGTTGACCGGCGCGGTTTTCGTCTTAATTCTAGAGCTGTCACTAGCGGTGCTGTCTGTAGCCGTGCTGTCTTTCTGCTCGGTGATCATGGTCACCCACGGGTTGCGTGTAACTACAGTGCGCTCGGGCTTCTGGTAATAAGTGCCCAAATCACCGTTAAGGGTCATTTTTTGCTCATTGTCATTAAAGACAACATTTTTAACCGCACGTCCATAACCTTTAAGGCGGTCGTAAAATAGGCTATCCCCTTTTAATGACTTAGTACTCTGGCTATATAAATTCTTTTTACCGAAGAATGCCTGCTCTGTAACAGTGTTGTATGTACCATTTTCAGTATAAAGCGTGTCTTTATTTTTTTTACCGTAAATATGAGTTGGCCCGTAGAAATAGGCAATGCGGCTGCCTGTATTGTATCGCAGCGTATCGTTCTTAATTACCGCATCAACGGTATTCAAAACTACGTCATACCTAAAGTACGAGTCGCGGGTATAAGCAAAGTAATAGCCATTTTTACTGGTAAGGGTATTTTCTTTATTTACCAATTTGCCGCCACCGGTGTAGGTGCCAATGCGCGTGGCCGTATTGTAGGTTAAGAAATTAGTAGAAAGAGTTGCGTCCTTATCCACCATACGCACATTATTGGTAAGCAAGGCAATGTGGGTATTGCCATTGTAATTTAACTTGTCCGAATAAATATTCAGTGTATCGCCCTGGATGATATGCACATTTCCAAAAGCGTCGAAAGAATTGATCTGCGGGTAAAAGTATGCGCTGTCTGACCGTAAGATAGAAAACTCTTGCTGGAAAACGCCTTTATATACTTTGATCACATCGGCGCCGTTACGCTTGATACCCTGGCTGCGCTCTGACGAGATAAGATTCACTACAGACTTCTTTTGCTGCGCCATTGCACCCAAGCCGATGAGCATAAACAAACTGAAGAACACGTATCTTATCACGATGCAAAATTACCTTTTTGGTTGCGGTTATTAAATTAAATAATTTTGAGACATGCTTCCGCTCGCACAGTTTAAAGGCTTTGTAAACAGCAATAACCTGTTTACAACAAACAGCAAAATACTTGCCGCGGTAAGCGGGGGCATGGATTCTGTCTTGTTGGCAAACATGTTAAAGGCAGGCCGCTACAATTTTGCAATTGCCCATTGCAACTTCCAGCTGCGTGGCGAAGAAGCTGTACAAGATGAAGCTTTTTGCCGATTGCTGGCCGAAAGTTTACAAGTAGCTTTTCATGAAATCCGCTTTAATACTGAAAACTACGCCTCAAATAATAAAATTTCAATTCAGATGGCGGCCCGTGAGCTGCGCTACCAATGGTTTGAAAATGTAAGGCAGCAAAACGGCTATGATGTTATCGCGCTTGCGCATCATCAAAACGACACAGTTGAAACTATATTGCTTAATCTTACTCGCGGTACGGGCATCGCCGGCTTGCATGGGATTAAGACGAAAAACAGCCACTTGGTTAGGCCTTTGCTGTTCATGACGCGCAACGAGATCGCCGCAACTATAGCCGCGAACGATATCGCCTACCGCGAGGACAGTTCTAACGCAAGCGACAAATATGCCCGTAATAAAATCCGCCATCAGGTTGTGCCGGCGCTGAAAGAGCTAAACCCAAACCTGGAGCAGACCGTAATGAGTGAAGCAGCATACTTCGGAGAACTAGAGCAACTACTGGCTATGCAGGTGAAAAAGCTTAAAGATCAAGTTATGTGCTTCGACGGCGATGAAGTACGAATGCCAATTTCTGCCGCTGCTGAATTAGTCCCGCAACAGTTACTGCTAAGCGAGTTGTTATCGCCATATGGTTTTATGGGTTCAACTGTAGCCGACATTATCGCATCTCTGCAAAAACATTCGGGCAGGATTTTCATATCGCCGACCCATAGATTAATATTGGATAGGACCGATCTGATCATTTCTCCTTTGACAGACAATTCGGTCGATCGTATTAAGATAACAGAAAAAACCGGCACCGTTAACTTTGGCAATTACAAGTTATCTCTCAGACAGGGCACGGTTATGGATATTCCATCCGATTCGAATATAGCGGTTTTAGATGCCGATAAATTTCAATATCCGCTCACTGTGCGCCAATGGCAGAAGGGTGATACTTTTTACCCCCTGGGTATGAAAACCCGCAAAAAATTAAGCGATTTTTTTGTATCTCAAAAGGTGCCGCTGCACAAAAAATCAAGCATACCGCTGCTTGTTAACGGTAATGGCGACATTGTTTGGGTATGCGGCTATCGCATCAGCGACCGCTACAAAATAACCGCTTCGACCAAAAAAATTTCTATCTTCGAACTTACCGAACTATAGATGGCAGACAAACCCGTTTTCACTGAAAAACAATACCTGGGCAGGGAGTGGATTCCTGTGACCATTAGGCTGATGCTGGCTATGGTTTGCTTTGCGATCTATTTCTTCACGGACGACCGCGAACGCAACGGCGACCTTCTAGTGGTTGTTGGTTTCGCTATTGTTATTATTTCTATGGTACTAGGCTTTGTACTTCACTTCCGCACCCGTGTACTCAACAAAAGCATTTTGCTAGACGGTTTATGGACCACCAAACTGGTTAAGATAGATCTAAACAGTATTGTGAAAGCAGAAAAAGGCGACTACAGCCGGTACCTGTTTAACAACCCGGTTTACAACCTGCACAAGCGCGGCACCATCCGCTTTTATACTGCCGGTAAAGATGCCGTTATCCTTACCGACCGCGACGGCTTGGTTTACATCATTGGGTCGCAACATGCCGGCGAATTCTTGCGTTGTGTACGCGGCGCTATGGCTTTATAATTAATGGCGTGTCATTGCGAACCGCAAGCGGCGTAGTGACAATCCTCTAACTTTAAGCGTTCTTGTTATTCTATTGGATCTGATTTCAATCAAAGATTGCTTCGTCATTGCATTCCTCGCAAAGACGGTTATGGCAACAACAAAGCCCCTCTCTTTCGGAGAGGGGTTAGGGAGAGTTCATTTTGAAGCTGTCGCTATTTCTTTAAGCCAATTTCTCTCAAACGCTCGTCAAGATACTCGCCCGCTGTCATATCGCTGAATTGTTTTGGATGCTCTTCGTCTATTGTTGATGGTAAGCTGGTCAAATCCATTTCTGACCGTGGGTGAAGGAAAAACGGTACTGAGAAACGAGAGAACTTCATCATCTCGCGTGGTGGGTTAACCACACGGTGAGTAGTTGATTTCAGTTTTCCATTTGTTAAACGCTGCAGCATATCGCCTACGTTAACTACTACATCCTCGCCATGTGCCTTTACAGGGAACCAGGTGTTCTCGCGGGTATATAATTCCAGGCCATCGGCACTTGCGCCAATTAAAAGTGTAATGAGGTTAATATCTTCATGCGCCCCTGCACGTACGGCGTCTGGCGGCAGGTCATCAGGGTTCTCTATCGGGAAATAGTGCAGCGTGCGCAGAATAGAATTACCATTATGCACTTTCGAATCAAAATAATGTTCATCCAAACCCAAATAAATGGCGATGGCCTGCAACAGGTGCTTTCCGGCTGCTTCCAGTCGTTGATAAACTTCTTGTGTTACCTCGTTGAATTGCGGCAACTCTTCAACATGCACATTCTCAGGGTATACAAATTTTATCGGGTCATTATCTGTAACGGTCTGGCCTATCTGCCAAAACTCTTTCAAATCCGGCACTTTAAAACCTTTAGCAGTCTCTTTGCCTTTGCTGGTGTAACCGCGCTGGCCGGCCAATCCCGGAATTTCATATTTAAGCTTAACATCCTCGGGCAGGGCAAAAAGGTTTTGCACCTGCTTGTAAAGATTGTCTATTAATTCTTTGCTTAAACCGTGGTTGGTTATAGTTACAAAACCGGTTTCATTAAAGGCAGCGCCTATCTCATCAGAGAATTTTTTGCGTTCGCCTTCAGTGCCGTTAATGTAGCTGTTCAGGTCGAGTCTGGGGATATTTACTGTACTCATATCAAGGTAAATTTAGTGGGATGACAAGGTACAAACATCTGCTTTAATTTTTGTCCGTCCATCACTATATCAAACATTTTTAATAATTAAACGCTTATAAAAACCTGTAGTCATAATCATAACCTTAACCAATTAAAGCTAAAATTATTTGACATGAAGACTTTTAGAAAATATTTGTACCTGCTGTTAGCCGCTTGTGCAATGGTATGGGCAAAATCTGATAAAGCGAGGGCGCAGGTTAGCGCAGAAATATCGTTCCAAACATTTTACGACCAATTACAACCGTATGGTACATGGGTTGATGACCCAAACTATGGCAATGTTTGGGTGCCCGATGCAGGGTCTGACTTTAGGCCTTACGGCACGGGCGGCCATTGGGTGCTGACAGACTATGGCAACACCTGGGTATCTGACTACGAATGGGGATGGGCGCCGTTTCATTACGGGCGCTGGCGTTATGACGATTACTACGGGTGGGAATGGATACCGGGTTACGAATGGGGGCCGGCATGGGTTAACTGGCGCAGTGGTGGTGGCTATTACGGATGGGCGCCACTAAGTCCGGGTATTGACATTAGTATTGGTATTGGAAGTTATAATCCACCGTCCAATTACTGGGTATTTGCTCCGCAGGCCTACATCAACAGCCCGCGTATTTATAATTACTATGCTCCGCGGACAACTGTAGTTAACTATATTAAACGTACTACTGTAATTAATAACGTGTACGTGAACAACAATCAGCGTTATCCTGCAGGTCCGCCACGTCGCGACATCGAGCGCGTTACACATAATACGGTAAACGTGTACAACATAAACAACGCAGGCCGCCCCGGTGCAACACGCATAAATAATAACACGGTAAACATCTACAGGCCGGCGGTAAATCGCGGCGGCGATGCAAGGCCTGCCCGCGTGGTGGATGCCAACGCTTACAGGAACGCGCATCCCAACCAAAATATCGCTAATCACAATAATGGTTTCAATAACCATCAAAACGCGGCAAGGTTAGCGCAGGAAGCACGCTCCGGTAATCCAAACAGCAACGTGGTACGTGTAAATAATCCGCAAAACGGGCAGCCTGCAAATCAGCCTGGCGGTAACCGTCCACCGCGTGGGCAACAGCAACCCGGCCAACCGGCAAATGGTACAAATCCGCAAAATTCAAACAGGGATCAACGTGGGCAACAAGGGCAACTGAACAATCCACAAGATCAACAGCAGCGCATGCAACAAATGCAGGAACGCCAGCAAAGGCAACAGCAGCAATTGGTGCAACGGCAGCAACAAGAGCTACAGCAAGGTAACCGTACAGCGCAAGAGCAGCAGCAGTTGCAACAACAACAAGAGCAGCAGCGCCAACAGTTGCAACAAAGACAGCAACAACGCATGCAGCAATATCAACAACGCCAGCAACAGCAGCAACAATTAAGCCCAGAGGCACAGAAAGCTCAACAGGCACAGCGTGAGCAGATGCGTCAGCAAAGGATGCAGCAACGCCAACAGCAGCAACAAAATCCGCAGGAGCAACAAGATCAGCAAGTTCAACGCGAGCAGATGCGCCAGCAAAGAATGCAGCAACAACAGCAGCAAAATTCCCAAGCACAACAAGCTCAGCAACAAGCGCAGCAGGCACAACAAGCCCAGCAACAGCAGCAGCGTCAACAACAGATGCAGCAAATGCAACAACAACGCGCTCAGCAGCAAGCGCAACAGGAACAACAAGCCCAGCAACAGCAACAACGTCAACAACAGATGCAGCAAATGCAGCAACAACGTGCTCAGCAACAGCAGATGCAGCAGCAACGCCAGCAACAACAACAGCGTCCGCATGAACAGCAACAAAGGCCGCCCCGCCCGCAACAGCAATAAATTGAATAAAAAGCGC
It encodes the following:
- the trhO gene encoding oxygen-dependent tRNA uridine(34) hydroxylase TrhO — its product is MAQYQTLLYYCYSTIANAEQFAADHLKFCKSLGLTGRIIVAEEGLNGTVSGTVEACKAYMDAIYADGRFGAIEFKIDEVDEPSFVKMHCRYKSEIVHSGLRDPNIINPQLKTGKHLEPKEFLAIKDDEDVVILDVRSNYEHSLGKFKNAVTLDIENFRDFPAMINQLAQYKDKKILTYCTGGIKCEKASALLLHEGFKDVYQLHGGIIKYGKEAGGEDFEGRCYVFDNRLSVDVNQVNPVTISVCYNCGKHTKKMINCANPECNEHFTQCDDCGTAMDGCCSDTCQEHPRKRVYDGTGYYVKVPQPINRKAEVA
- a CDS encoding OstA-like protein, yielding MIRYVFFSLFMLIGLGAMAQQKKSVVNLISSERSQGIKRNGADVIKVYKGVFQQEFSILRSDSAYFYPQINSFDAFGNVHIIQGDTLNIYSDKLNYNGNTHIALLTNNVRMVDKDATLSTNFLTYNTATRIGTYTGGGKLVNKENTLTSKNGYYFAYTRDSYFRYDVVLNTVDAVIKNDTLRYNTGSRIAYFYGPTHIYGKKNKDTLYTENGTYNTVTEQAFFGKKNLYSQSTKSLKGDSLFYDRLKGYGRAVKNVVFNDNEQKMTLNGDLGTYYQKPERTVVTRNPWVTMITEQKDSTATDSTASDSSRIKTKTAPVNKAIKAGGTQKTTAQLKPATTPKGKGKQVADSLKISPATDTAHIKRDTIYMVADTLETRVMTYKEFKAYQIQARLAQTVDTTAAGKTKRAAAKPSRFLSAISLGVPADTAYRHPNFFGPPKPKAATQAKNKAQNTLRKGEVDDAPLPKSKTRKLRTDSVNLAYKFEMSDTARIRILFGYRHGKIFKSDFQGKADSLFYSSSDSTIRLYNKPMMWSEGSQISGDTVYLQLKNKKLDNMDIFPKAIVVNTEKNDTTHFNQVAGKKMKGYFKDSKLSKIFVDGNAETIYFKRDSATSAATDMLRTLSSRIRVNFKDSKVQNILQLTKVDQRMGPLKKFKEDDFFLKSFIWRPQDRPVSKEQIVPALDKEHKYKRAPAKAASVKPKSTNKASIGKGTTVKTMSKDSVKIAPPSPPSKVDSLKRPNVINEPVLKADTSVREKP
- the tilS gene encoding tRNA lysidine(34) synthetase TilS encodes the protein MLPLAQFKGFVNSNNLFTTNSKILAAVSGGMDSVLLANMLKAGRYNFAIAHCNFQLRGEEAVQDEAFCRLLAESLQVAFHEIRFNTENYASNNKISIQMAARELRYQWFENVRQQNGYDVIALAHHQNDTVETILLNLTRGTGIAGLHGIKTKNSHLVRPLLFMTRNEIAATIAANDIAYREDSSNASDKYARNKIRHQVVPALKELNPNLEQTVMSEAAYFGELEQLLAMQVKKLKDQVMCFDGDEVRMPISAAAELVPQQLLLSELLSPYGFMGSTVADIIASLQKHSGRIFISPTHRLILDRTDLIISPLTDNSVDRIKITEKTGTVNFGNYKLSLRQGTVMDIPSDSNIAVLDADKFQYPLTVRQWQKGDTFYPLGMKTRKKLSDFFVSQKVPLHKKSSIPLLVNGNGDIVWVCGYRISDRYKITASTKKISIFELTEL
- a CDS encoding isopenicillin N synthase family dioxygenase, with protein sequence MSTVNIPRLDLNSYINGTEGERKKFSDEIGAAFNETGFVTITNHGLSKELIDNLYKQVQNLFALPEDVKLKYEIPGLAGQRGYTSKGKETAKGFKVPDLKEFWQIGQTVTDNDPIKFVYPENVHVEELPQFNEVTQEVYQRLEAAGKHLLQAIAIYLGLDEHYFDSKVHNGNSILRTLHYFPIENPDDLPPDAVRAGAHEDINLITLLIGASADGLELYTRENTWFPVKAHGEDVVVNVGDMLQRLTNGKLKSTTHRVVNPPREMMKFSRFSVPFFLHPRSEMDLTSLPSTIDEEHPKQFSDMTAGEYLDERLREIGLKK
- a CDS encoding DUF6600 domain-containing protein, whose amino-acid sequence is MKTFRKYLYLLLAACAMVWAKSDKARAQVSAEISFQTFYDQLQPYGTWVDDPNYGNVWVPDAGSDFRPYGTGGHWVLTDYGNTWVSDYEWGWAPFHYGRWRYDDYYGWEWIPGYEWGPAWVNWRSGGGYYGWAPLSPGIDISIGIGSYNPPSNYWVFAPQAYINSPRIYNYYAPRTTVVNYIKRTTVINNVYVNNNQRYPAGPPRRDIERVTHNTVNVYNINNAGRPGATRINNNTVNIYRPAVNRGGDARPARVVDANAYRNAHPNQNIANHNNGFNNHQNAARLAQEARSGNPNSNVVRVNNPQNGQPANQPGGNRPPRGQQQPGQPANGTNPQNSNRDQRGQQGQLNNPQDQQQRMQQMQERQQRQQQQLVQRQQQELQQGNRTAQEQQQLQQQQEQQRQQLQQRQQQRMQQYQQRQQQQQQLSPEAQKAQQAQREQMRQQRMQQRQQQQQNPQEQQDQQVQREQMRQQRMQQQQQQNSQAQQAQQQAQQAQQAQQQQQRQQQMQQMQQQRAQQQAQQEQQAQQQQQRQQQMQQMQQQRAQQQQMQQQRQQQQQRPHEQQQRPPRPQQQ